GAATCATCCCGTCGGCGGTGACGATCTCGGTTGCAACGAGTTGATCGCAGCCAAGCCCGTGGGCGCGCATGTTGAAGCCGATCCCGCCGCCGAGTACGAAACCCGCAACGCCGACGCCGGGGCAGCGGCCGTGGGTAATGGCAAGATTGCGGTTGCTGAAGTACGCCGACAGCCCGGCGTTCCGCGCGCCTCCACCGACGCTCGCTACGCCTGTATGCTCGTCGAACGATATAGCGTTGATGTGGCGCACGTCGATCATCAAGCCGGGTGTCGTAGAGTAGCCCGCATACGAATGCCCGCCGGAGCGAGCGACGAGCGGGACGCCATGCTCTCGCGCCCATAGAATCGATGCGCTGACATCGTTCGCGTTCTTACACAACGCAATGCCCGCGGGGCGAACCGCCGAGTAGCGCAGATTATTCGGAAGTGAAATCTCCGTGTATCCGCGGTCGCCGGGGAGCACGAGCCTCCCTGAGAGCCGGCGCGCGAGCGCCGCCCATGGCAGCCGAGCGGCTGCGGCGAGCAAACCGATCCCGCTGGTGCCGATGGCGGCAGCGCCCGCGATACTTTGAAGGAACGCTCGCCGGTCTGGCATGCCGGCAAGCGTTCATGTCGGCCCCACCCTCACCCTCCTTCAAATGTCGCGGCCTGCGATTGAGGCGTCGAGGATTTCGATGGGGTGGGCCGCCGGTAACGCCGCGCCGCGGCTTCGGAGGATCGACTGCATTTGGAGGGCGCATCCGGAGTTTGCGCTGGCGATGAGATCGGGGGCAACGGAGAGCACGTTGTCCACCTTGCGTTCGCCGATCTCGCGTGCCGATTCGGGCTCGAAGAGGTTGTACGTTCCGGCGCTGCCGCAACATTGGTCGCCGTCGGGCACTTCAAGCAGTTGCAGGCCCGGAATGCCCGCTAGGAGCGCGCGCGGCTGTTCGCGGATGCGCTGGGCGTGCGCGAGATGGCAGGCGTCGTGATAGGCTACGCGCTTGTGGATCGGGTGCCGCACGGCTAGCGGCTCGATGCCTCCGAGAAACTCGTTGATATCGCGCACGCGCAGCGCGAAGGCTTCGGCGCGTTCGCGAAACGCCGGGTCATCCGCAAAGAGTTCGCCGTATTGTTTGAGGGTCGAACCGCAGCCGGCCGCGTTGATGATGATGGCGTCGAAGCGCTCGTGCTCGAAGCGCTCGATCAACGAGCGCGCAAAGCGCTTGGCCTCGATATCGCGTCCCGAGTGGAGCGAGAGCGCGCCGCAGCAACCCTGTCCCTGCGGCACGACAACGTCGTATCCCTCGGCCGCCAATACGCGGATCGTCGCGGCGTTGACGTTGGGGAAGAAGGTGCGCTGCACGCAGCCAGCGACAAGCGCGACGCGACCGCGCATGGCAGGTGTCGTCGCGCGCGTCAGCGCAGGGAGCGACGGCTCCGTGTCGCGCAGCGTGACGGGAGGCGCCAGGGCTTCGAGCTGGCGAAACCGCGCGGGCAATCGTTCGAGCAGGCCGCTCCGGCGCACGACCGACTGTAATCCGCTCTTCGCGTAGAGCGAGAGCGGTATCGCGAGCACGCGCAGC
This window of the Candidatus Dormiibacterota bacterium genome carries:
- a CDS encoding FAD-dependent oxidoreductase, encoding MPDRRAFLQSIAGAAAIGTSGIGLLAAAARLPWAALARRLSGRLVLPGDRGYTEISLPNNLRYSAVRPAGIALCKNANDVSASILWAREHGVPLVARSGGHSYAGYSTTPGLMIDVRHINAISFDEHTGVASVGGGARNAGLSAYFSNRNLAITHGRCPGVGVAGFVLGGGIGFNMRAHGLGCDQLVATEIVTADGMI
- a CDS encoding heterodisulfide reductase-related iron-sulfur binding cluster translates to MNDLIADCVHCGFCLPACPTYRSWGNEMDSPRGRIDLMKGLQEGVIALDATVTEHFDRCLGCMGCVTACPSGVRYDLLIEAQRAKLEPIAPRTPFDRLFRSMIFALFPYPGRLRVLAIPLSLYAKSGLQSVVRRSGLLERLPARFRQLEALAPPVTLRDTEPSLPALTRATTPAMRGRVALVAGCVQRTFFPNVNAATIRVLAAEGYDVVVPQGQGCCGALSLHSGRDIEAKRFARSLIERFEHERFDAIIINAAGCGSTLKQYGELFADDPAFRERAEAFALRVRDINEFLGGIEPLAVRHPIHKRVAYHDACHLAHAQRIREQPRALLAGIPGLQLLEVPDGDQCCGSAGTYNLFEPESAREIGERKVDNVLSVAPDLIASANSGCALQMQSILRSRGAALPAAHPIEILDASIAGRDI